The Paenibacillus swuensis genome contains the following window.
ACGCCCGGTTGTCCGGCCGATATGGCCTTGTATCCCGTACGGAACGTGAGGGAAGTGTTACTGGACCGGCCGGAGCGTACGCAGGTTTGGAAGCGGGGAAAGTTGACGGCAGAGACGAGTAAGCGGGAACAGATCTATTGGGATCGTGAACATATCGATTGTGTAACCCATACCAAGGAGGTTAGATGAAGATGAGATTATGGAATCAGAAGTGGAGCGTATTGGTGCTGTCGTTGGTTGTCGGAGCAGGGGTATTGACCGGATGCGGAAAAGAGAATGAGGCGAATACGGTGGCCAAAGCCGAAGCCGAGGCAACATCGCCAATCCTTATCGGAATGTCCACGGAAGCGACGGGGTCCAATGCAGAGACGGCGGAGAACATCTACAAGGGCGCGCAAATTGCTGTTGATTTCGTGAATGAAGGCGGCGGAATTAACGGGCGTCCGGTGGAGCTGGTCGTAAGGGATACGGAGGAGAATCCAACCCGGGGTGTCAGTATCGTACGTGATTTCGGGCAAAAAGAGAAGGTGCTCGCGGCACTGGGCGGCTTTAACAGCACGGTGATGCTCGCGCAATCGCCGATCGTGAAGGAAGAAGGATTCCCCTTCATGATCCTGACATCCAACGTGCCCGCTTCCGTATTGAACGGATTACCGTGGACGTTCGGCGTGCGAATGAACGCGCAGATTACGGCGAAATACGCGTTGGGCTTTATTGAGAAGCATTTTGGCACGAAGAAGATTGCAATTCTCCACGAGAGCGGCGGTTACGGTAAAGGCGCCGTGGATGCCATGACGAAAGCGCTGGACGAAGCAGGCGCGAAGCCGGTGGCGACGGAATCCTTCAACCTGAAGGATCAGGATATGACGGCACAGGTTGCTCGCGCCAAGGAAGCGGGAGCCGAAGTCATCTATTTGTTCGGGATGGGCGCGTCCAACGGCTATGTTCTGAAAGCGATGGAGAAAGCTTCTTGGAAAGTGCCTGTCGTAGGGGAGAACGGGATGGTGTCAAAAGGCATCCTGGAAGTAGGCGGGCCGCTAACCGACGGTACATTCGCCATTCAGACCGCGAATTTCAACGTAGACCAGACCCGAGAACCCGCGAAGAAGTTTATTGAAGCGTTCAAGACGAAGTTTGGCGGGATCCCAACGACTTTTGCCTCCGCGGCTCAAGGCTTTGACGGCGCGATGATTCTCTTCGACGCGATAGGGAAGACCGAACTGACCGGTGACCTGAAGAAAGATCGCGATGCTCTGCGGGAAACGCTGGAGACGGATGCGGGACCTTACAGCGGTGTCATCAAGGACTGGGACACGGTCTATACGAAAGATAATCACGATGCGATTGATGTGAACTCTTATCTGATGAACATGTGGAAAGACGGCTTGTTGGTGCCTTCGGACAAACAATAGGAAAGAGGGGCGCAGCGAATGTCAGACTTCATTCAATTATTGCTTAGCGGTACGGCGATCGGGAGTTTGTACGCCTTAATCGCGCTTGGATACAGCCTTACCTATGTGGTGAACGGCACACTCAACATGTCGCAAGGCCAGCTTGTCATGCTGGGCGGGATGCTGATGTACAGCTTCACGTCCGGCGGCATGCCGTTCATCGCGGCGTTGCTGCTCGCAGGTGCAATTGTCGGTGTCGTTGGAATCGCCATGGAACGTCTTGCGATTCGCAAGTTTGCCAAGGATCCTTCCTCGGTAGGCTGGGTGTTAAGCACCATCGCGGCCGGTATTATCATTCAGGATGTAGCGCAATACTTCTGGGGACCCGATGAACGGGTTGTCGCTTCCCCGGCGGGAGAGAACATGGTGCGGATCATGGGCGCCGGCGTGTATTGGAAAGAACTCATCTTCATACCGCTGGCGGCATTATTCTTCGCGGGTTTGGCTTATTTCTACAAGTACTCCCACTGGGGACTGTGGCTGAGGGCCACGGCGGACAACCGCACCGCGGCGGAGCTGATGGGCGTGGGCACTCACCGTGTGGTGGCGGTAGCCTACGTGCTGAGCGGGATGCTTGCCGGTTGGGGCGGCGCGATGATGTCGACCAACTACGCCGTGTCGGTGTCTATCGGCCTCGCGCTCGGGCTGAAAGCAATCTCCGTCGCCATTCTCGCCGGATTAAACAACGCCAAAGGCATTGTCATTGCCGGTTTAGTGCTTGGGTTGGCCGAGGTGGCGGTCGCACAATATATTTCCACCGATTTCAGAGAAATCATTATTTACCTGGTCGTTATTCTGGTACTCTACCTCAAACCGACCGGACTGTTTGGTACCCGAATGCCGGTGAAGGTATGACTACCCAGAAAGGAGTGAAATAATATGGAATCGGAAGCGGCATTAACCCGGGGAAAGACATTCGGGTTCGGCAAACTCTCCTTATCCGTCTCCTTACTTGTGCCCGTCCTGAGTCTGTTGGCGGTCGCGCCGCTGTTTCTAAGCAGCTATTACACCAATATTCTCTATATGATTGGGATTTATGTCATGATCGCGGCAGGTATGAACATTCTGATCGGCTACTGCGGCATTGTCTCCATCGGTCATGCGGGACTGATGGCCGTGGGCGCCTATGTATCCGCCTATTTCAGCAATACCTACGGCTTAAGCTTCTGGGTAACGGGTCTCATCGGCGTGGCGGCGGCGCTGCTGACCGGGACGCTGTTCGCCATCCCCACACTGAGGGCGGGCGGGGTGTATCTCTCCATGGTGACCATCGCCTTCGGGATCGTCATTAACGAGATTCTGATTCGTTGGGACGGATTCTCCGGCGGTCCGCTGGGGATTTCCGGCATAGCCAAACCCTCCGCGTTGGGCTACACCTTTACGTTAACCTCCATGTATGAACTGGTGTTGGTTGGCGCTCTGACGGCGCTGT
Protein-coding sequences here:
- a CDS encoding ABC transporter substrate-binding protein, with the protein product MRLWNQKWSVLVLSLVVGAGVLTGCGKENEANTVAKAEAEATSPILIGMSTEATGSNAETAENIYKGAQIAVDFVNEGGGINGRPVELVVRDTEENPTRGVSIVRDFGQKEKVLAALGGFNSTVMLAQSPIVKEEGFPFMILTSNVPASVLNGLPWTFGVRMNAQITAKYALGFIEKHFGTKKIAILHESGGYGKGAVDAMTKALDEAGAKPVATESFNLKDQDMTAQVARAKEAGAEVIYLFGMGASNGYVLKAMEKASWKVPVVGENGMVSKGILEVGGPLTDGTFAIQTANFNVDQTREPAKKFIEAFKTKFGGIPTTFASAAQGFDGAMILFDAIGKTELTGDLKKDRDALRETLETDAGPYSGVIKDWDTVYTKDNHDAIDVNSYLMNMWKDGLLVPSDKQ
- a CDS encoding branched-chain amino acid ABC transporter permease encodes the protein MSDFIQLLLSGTAIGSLYALIALGYSLTYVVNGTLNMSQGQLVMLGGMLMYSFTSGGMPFIAALLLAGAIVGVVGIAMERLAIRKFAKDPSSVGWVLSTIAAGIIIQDVAQYFWGPDERVVASPAGENMVRIMGAGVYWKELIFIPLAALFFAGLAYFYKYSHWGLWLRATADNRTAAELMGVGTHRVVAVAYVLSGMLAGWGGAMMSTNYAVSVSIGLALGLKAISVAILAGLNNAKGIVIAGLVLGLAEVAVAQYISTDFREIIIYLVVILVLYLKPTGLFGTRMPVKV